ATATCCTCTCCTCCATCTACGTTAATTACATTACCTGTCATCCAGTAGAGGTCCTCATTGCTGAGAGCAACGATTGCCTTAGCAACGTCTTCAGGCGTCGTTAACCTCTTATTGGGATTCTTCTTCAAGGCAAGTTCTATTAGTTCCTCGTGCCCGGGAATTTTTCTCAATGCAGGAGTATCAGTAACTCCGGCCTTAATTGAATTTGCGGTTATTCCGTAGGGAGCAAGCTCAAGGGCAAGCTGTCTGATATAAGACTCAATGGCAGCCTTTGCTGCTGAGACTGCTCCATAATATGGCATCACCCTTTGATCACCTGAGCTAGTCATAGCAAAGATCCGAGCATTAGGCCCAAAGAGTTTTCTTTTGAAACAACCCTGAACCCAATAAACTAAAGTGTTTGCCATTACATCAAGGGTCATCTCCAGCTGATTTTTATTTATCATTTCTGTCTCATCTTCAGCTATGAACTTTTTCAGAGTCCCGAAGGCGAGGGAATGCATCAGAACCTTTATATGGTCGCCCTTTTGCTCGTTTTCAAAAAAGCTCTTAACATCGTCAAGTACTTTATTCATTGATTCATGATCTGCAGCGTTTATGTTGTAGAATTTAGCAATTGTGCCGTTTTTCTCTATTCGTGAGATAAGCTCTTCAACCTCTTTCATTGTCTGTTTTCTATCTAAGTGAATGCCTATTATATTTACACCCCTTTTTGAAAATTCGAGGGCGGTTGCCTTTCCAAATCCGCTGGAAGCACCAAGTATTAATGCCCAAGGTCTCATAGTAAACCTCCCTTATGTTTCTTCATTGCTTCAACAAATTTTAAAAATATTGGATGGGGTCGTAAAGGTCTCGACTTAAATTCTGGGTGGAACTGGACCCCTATGAAAAATGGGTGTTCTTTGTATTCAAAAATTTCAACCAGCCTTCCATCTGGAGAAATCCCAGAAGGAATAAAGCCACCCTTTTCAAAAATGTCAAGGTATTCGGGATTAAATTCGTACCTGTGTCGATGCCTTTCATAGATTTCTCTGGTGTTATAAATTTTGTGAGCGAGCGTGTTTTCCTTGATTATGCAGGGGTAAGCTCCGCGTCTTAAAGTCCCACCCATAGCAGTGGTATTGCTTTTATCTGGTAAAATAGTAATCACAGGGTATGGGGTATGGGGATCAAATTCGGTCGAATGGGCTTTATTAAGGTTCAAAACATTGCGAGCAAATTCAATAACCGCAATTTGCATACCAAGGCATATCCCAAAATATGGGATTTTTCGCTCTCTCGCAAACTTTGCAGCTACGATTTTTCCTTCGATTCCCCTCTCACCGAAACCAGGCCCTACAAGAATGCCATTCACACCCGAAAATATTATGTCGGGACTACCCCTTTCAAGATCTTCCGATTCAATAAAGATTGTATTCACTCGAGTTCTCAGGTAAGATGATGCATGATTCAATGCTTCAATGATTGATTTATACGCATCTTTTAATTTGACATATTTTCCAATAAAAGCGAGAGTAACCTCTTCAGCTGGCTGTTCAAAATTTTTAATAAAATCAATCCATTTTTTAAGGTCAGGCTCTTTACCTCGTAAGTGAAGTTTTGACATTATTTCTAAGTCTAAATTTTGATTGTAAAGCATTATGGGGACTTCGTATATTGTCTCAGTATCTCTGGCTTCTATAACATCTTTTTCTGGTACATTTGAAAATAGGGCAATCTTCTTAACCACATCTTCTCCTAATGGTTTTTCAGTTCGGCAGATTATTATATCGGGTTGAATTCCTATCTCTCTCAATTTTTGAACACTATGTTGAGTGGGTTTTGTTTTGAGTTCTTCTGAAGCCTTGAGAAACGGCACGAGAGTTACGTGAACAAAAAGGGTGTTATAAGAGCCTTCTTCCAGTCTCATTTGCCTTATTGCTTCAAGAAATGGAAGACTTTCAATATCTCCAACCGTGCCTCCTATTTCAACAATAACTATATCGACCCCTTCTGTGGCTAATTTTTTAATTCTTTTTTTAATCTCGTCTGTAAGGTGAGGAACAACTTGAACGGTTCCGCCAAGATACTTCCCTTCTCGCTCGTTTTCTATTATTGAGTAATATAACTGTCCCGCTGTAACATTATTTTCTCTTGATAAGTTTTCGTCAAGAAATCTTTCGTAATGCCCCAGGTCTAAGTCGGTTTCTGCACCGTCCTCCGTTACAAATACTTCACCGTGTTGAAAGGGGCTCATGGTTCCGGGGTCTACATTTAAATATGGGTCAAATTTTAGGGGTTGAACCCTAAATCCTCTTGATTTAAGAAGCATGCCAATGGATGCCGTTGTAATTCCCTTACCTAAGCCTGATACAACGCCACCTGTTATGAAAATATATTTAACCATGTTTCACTTTCTCATATAATTTGATATACTCTTTTGCTGAGCTTTCCCAGGAAAAATCAAGAGCTGAAACGTAGTGAACTGCTTTGTTAAAGGCCAACTTATCATAATAGAAATTTATTGCCCGGTCTATTGCATTAAGTAATTCAGAAGATTTGTATTCTTTAAATACAATTCCATAT
This genomic window from bacterium contains:
- a CDS encoding SDR family oxidoreductase translates to MRPWALILGASSGFGKATALEFSKRGVNIIGIHLDRKQTMKEVEELISRIEKNGTIAKFYNINAADHESMNKVLDDVKSFFENEQKGDHIKVLMHSLAFGTLKKFIAEDETEMINKNQLEMTLDVMANTLVYWVQGCFKRKLFGPNARIFAMTSSGDQRVMPYYGAVSAAKAAIESYIRQLALELAPYGITANSIKAGVTDTPALRKIPGHEELIELALKKNPNKRLTTPEDVAKAIVALSNEDLYWMTGNVINVDGGEDITG
- a CDS encoding CTP synthase, translated to MVKYIFITGGVVSGLGKGITTASIGMLLKSRGFRVQPLKFDPYLNVDPGTMSPFQHGEVFVTEDGAETDLDLGHYERFLDENLSRENNVTAGQLYYSIIENEREGKYLGGTVQVVPHLTDEIKKRIKKLATEGVDIVIVEIGGTVGDIESLPFLEAIRQMRLEEGSYNTLFVHVTLVPFLKASEELKTKPTQHSVQKLREIGIQPDIIICRTEKPLGEDVVKKIALFSNVPEKDVIEARDTETIYEVPIMLYNQNLDLEIMSKLHLRGKEPDLKKWIDFIKNFEQPAEEVTLAFIGKYVKLKDAYKSIIEALNHASSYLRTRVNTIFIESEDLERGSPDIIFSGVNGILVGPGFGERGIEGKIVAAKFARERKIPYFGICLGMQIAVIEFARNVLNLNKAHSTEFDPHTPYPVITILPDKSNTTAMGGTLRRGAYPCIIKENTLAHKIYNTREIYERHRHRYEFNPEYLDIFEKGGFIPSGISPDGRLVEIFEYKEHPFFIGVQFHPEFKSRPLRPHPIFLKFVEAMKKHKGGLL